One genomic window of Arthrobacter sp. KBS0703 includes the following:
- a CDS encoding amino acid permease: MTMKSTAERPAVELGHSMKPRQLTMMGLGSAIGAGLFLGSGAGIQAAGPAVLISYLVAGTLIILVMWALGEMAAANPNSGAFSVYAERAMGKTAGATVGWLWWLQLVVVIAAEALGAAGLLFSVWPVIPVWALALVFMVAFTAINLAGVKNFGEFEFWFAILKVAAIVIFLAISAALLLGLLPDVASPGFSNIATDFAPAGLGGVATALFVVIFAFGGTEIVSVAAAETEDPEHSVAKAIRTVVWRILVFYIGSVFVIAAVLPATSEALASPFAGVLDAARIPGASTAITLVAVVALLSALNANLYGASRMVYSLSERGEAPAFLSRLSGAKVPMVAVGVSVAFGFIATVLELLFPGQILPALFQLVGSTCLVVWGTALVSQLILRRRADRDGTPLPLRMKGFPGLTVFGLVLLGLIFAVGLSAESSRIQLVSTVLLIAGIAAACWLGARFTASREAVRADSAKGLAPRPTR; this comes from the coding sequence ATGACGATGAAGTCCACGGCGGAGCGTCCGGCAGTAGAACTCGGCCACAGCATGAAACCCCGCCAACTGACCATGATGGGACTGGGCAGCGCCATCGGCGCCGGGCTCTTCCTCGGATCCGGAGCCGGAATCCAGGCCGCCGGCCCGGCCGTCCTGATCTCCTACCTCGTGGCCGGCACACTGATCATCCTGGTGATGTGGGCGCTCGGCGAGATGGCGGCGGCAAACCCCAACAGCGGGGCTTTTTCCGTGTACGCCGAGCGGGCCATGGGCAAGACGGCCGGGGCCACGGTGGGCTGGCTGTGGTGGCTCCAGCTCGTGGTGGTCATCGCCGCGGAGGCCCTCGGCGCCGCGGGCCTGCTGTTCTCGGTCTGGCCGGTCATTCCGGTCTGGGCCCTCGCACTGGTGTTCATGGTGGCGTTCACTGCCATCAACCTGGCCGGCGTGAAGAACTTCGGCGAATTCGAGTTCTGGTTCGCCATCCTCAAGGTCGCCGCGATCGTGATCTTCCTGGCCATCAGCGCCGCGCTGCTCCTGGGTCTCCTGCCCGACGTCGCCTCGCCGGGCTTCAGCAACATCGCCACGGACTTCGCTCCGGCGGGCCTGGGCGGCGTAGCGACGGCCCTGTTCGTCGTGATCTTCGCGTTCGGCGGGACGGAGATCGTCAGCGTAGCCGCCGCCGAAACAGAGGACCCGGAGCACAGCGTGGCCAAGGCCATCCGGACCGTGGTGTGGCGGATCCTGGTGTTCTATATCGGATCCGTGTTCGTTATCGCGGCCGTACTCCCCGCCACCTCGGAGGCATTGGCGTCGCCGTTCGCGGGCGTCCTTGACGCCGCCCGCATTCCCGGTGCCAGCACGGCGATCACCCTGGTGGCCGTCGTCGCGCTCCTGTCAGCCTTGAACGCCAACCTTTACGGGGCTTCCCGCATGGTCTACTCGCTCTCCGAACGCGGCGAGGCGCCGGCCTTCCTGTCGCGGCTCAGCGGCGCAAAGGTGCCGATGGTCGCCGTCGGCGTCTCTGTTGCCTTCGGCTTCATCGCCACAGTCCTTGAGCTGCTGTTTCCGGGCCAGATCCTGCCCGCACTGTTCCAGCTCGTCGGCTCAACCTGCCTGGTGGTGTGGGGTACCGCCCTCGTCTCCCAGCTGATCCTGCGCCGGCGCGCGGACCGCGACGGAACTCCCCTGCCGCTGCGCATGAAAGGCTTCCCTGGCCTGACGGTGTTCGGCCTGGTGCTCCTTGGCCTGATCTTCGCCGTTGGACTGAGCGCCGAGAGCAGCCGGATCCAGCTGGTCAGCACCGTCCTGCTGATCGCCGGCATCGCCGCCGCCTGCTGGCTGGGTGCCCGGTTCACCGCGTCACGAGAGGCCGTACGCGCCGACTCCGCCAAAGGACTAGCACCCCGCCCAACTAGGTAG
- a CDS encoding Lrp/AsnC family transcriptional regulator — protein MNVDALDAKIVRFFTDSPRASVLEASRVLKIARATVQARLDRMAEAGVIGSWVPHPDPSHFGFPVVAFCSLTINQDLGHDAVVAALAEIPELIEIHTVSGSSDLMARIAARSNPDLQRVLDAMIATRTVLRSSSVIVLNTHFEGRTLPLLEAVAAGTRP, from the coding sequence ATGAACGTGGATGCGCTGGACGCCAAAATTGTCCGATTCTTCACCGATTCGCCGCGCGCGTCCGTCCTGGAGGCCTCCCGCGTGCTCAAGATCGCCCGGGCCACCGTCCAGGCACGGCTGGACCGTATGGCGGAAGCCGGCGTGATCGGATCCTGGGTTCCCCACCCGGACCCGTCCCATTTCGGCTTTCCGGTGGTTGCGTTCTGCTCGCTGACCATCAACCAGGACCTAGGGCACGATGCCGTGGTGGCGGCGCTCGCCGAGATCCCGGAACTGATCGAGATCCACACCGTCTCCGGCAGTTCGGACCTGATGGCGCGCATCGCGGCCCGGTCCAATCCGGACCTCCAGCGCGTCCTCGATGCGATGATCGCCACCAGGACGGTGCTGCGGTCCTCGTCGGTGATTGTCCTCAATACGCATTTCGAGGGCCGGACACTACCCCTCCTCGAGGCGGTGGCCGCCGGGACCCGCCCTTAG
- a CDS encoding NrtR DNA-binding winged helix domain-containing protein, with translation MYTTSANVAERQAAPPSLAISTVIFALRPSEASGRPTLWLPLVRRIREPFKGMWALPGGPLTHAESLQDAASRNLRETTGLAPSYLEQLYAFGGLHRSPTQRVVSIVYWALVQPTEAALADESENVRWFRADKLGDLAFDHNSIVDYALWRLRNKLAYGSIAYHLLGEYFTLAQVREVYEAVLDTRLDPANFRRQVKATPEIEETGEYLQGGKHRPPRLYRFTGRPGLDPDNRSTP, from the coding sequence GTGTACACCACCTCAGCCAACGTTGCCGAGCGGCAGGCCGCTCCGCCGTCGTTGGCCATTTCCACGGTGATCTTCGCCCTCCGGCCCAGCGAGGCCTCCGGCCGTCCCACGCTGTGGCTCCCGCTGGTCCGCCGGATCCGCGAGCCGTTCAAGGGCATGTGGGCGCTGCCGGGCGGACCGCTGACACACGCGGAGTCGCTGCAGGACGCCGCCTCGCGGAACCTGAGGGAAACAACCGGACTGGCCCCCAGCTACCTCGAGCAGCTCTATGCCTTCGGGGGTCTGCACCGGTCGCCCACCCAGCGCGTGGTGTCCATTGTGTACTGGGCGCTTGTGCAGCCGACCGAGGCCGCGCTCGCGGACGAATCGGAAAACGTCAGGTGGTTCCGCGCAGACAAGCTGGGCGATCTGGCCTTCGACCATAACTCGATCGTCGATTACGCGCTCTGGCGGCTGCGGAACAAGCTCGCCTACGGCTCCATCGCCTACCACCTGCTGGGGGAGTACTTCACGCTCGCCCAGGTCCGGGAAGTCTACGAAGCCGTCCTGGACACCCGGCTGGACCCGGCGAACTTCCGCCGCCAGGTCAAAGCCACGCCGGAAATCGAAGAAACCGGTGAATACCTCCAGGGCGGCAAGCACCGCCCGCCACGCCTCTACCGATTTACCGGCCGTCCCGGCCTCGACCCAGATAACAGGAGTACCCCATGA